The Pseudomonas chlororaphis subsp. piscium genome contains the following window.
GGCGCTCTGTTCTTCGGCAGCGGCGGCGATCTGCTGGTTCATCGACTGGATGTTCGACACCGTGCGGGTGATGTTCTCCAGGGAGGCACCGGCCTTGCGGGTCAGGTCGACGCTGCTGTCGGTCAGGCTGCGGCTGTTGTTCATCACCAGGGCCACTTGCTGGGTGCCGTTCTGCAGGCCGGCCACCAGGCCTTCGATTTCCTCGGTGGATTTCTGTGTGCGTTGCGCCAGGGCGCGGACTTCGTCGGCGACCACGGCGAAACCACGACCGGCTTCACCGGCGCGGGCGGCTTCGATGGCGGCGTTCAGGGCCAGCAGGTTGGTCTGTTCGGCCACGGCCTTGATCACGTCCATGACGCTGCCGATCTTCTGGCTTTCCTGTTGCAGCACGGTCATGGCGTCGGTGGAGCGCACCACTTCGCTGGCCAGGCGTTCGATCTGGGCGATGGCTTCGGCCACCACCTTGTCGCCTTCGCGGGCTTCGCCGTCGGCGGCGGAGGCGGCTTGCGAGGCTTCTTCGGCGTTGCGCGCGACTTCCTGCACGGTGGCGGTCATCTCGTGCATGGCGGTGGCCACCTGGTCGGTCTCGATCTTCTGGCTGTTGACCCCGGCGCTGGTTTCTTCGGTCACCGCCGACAGTTCTTCGGCGGCGCTGGCGATCTGGGTCACGCCGTCGCGGATGCCACCGATCAGTTCGCGCAGGGTCACGCCCATGCGGCCGATGCCTTGTTGCAGCACGCCGAGCTCGTCGCGGCGGGTGACGCGCACGTCCTGGGTCAGGTCGCCGGAAGCGATGCGCTCGACCACGGTCATGGTTTCACGCAGTGGACGGGTGATCTGGCGGGTGATGATCACCGCGGCCAGGATGCCCACCAGCAGCGCCAGCAGGGTACTGATCATTTGCAGGCTGCGGGCCTGGACGCTTTCTTCGTCGCGGCGGTCGAGCTGGAACTGGTACAGCTCTTCGCTCTGGCTGACGATCAGGGCGCCTTGTTCGGTCATTTCCTTGCGCGCCTGGCCGGCTTCGCCGACGGCGGTCTTGAAGGTCAGCAGGGAGGTGCGGTAGTCGCTCAGGGCGGCTTTCAGCTGACGCAGGGCATCGCCCTGGGTGCTGCTGAAATGGCTGTCCAGCGGGCCCAGTGCGGCAATCGCGGCGTCCATTTGCGCGACGGCGTTGCGTTCGGCGTCCAGGGTGCTGTTGTAGATGTATTCACGGGCTTCGAAGCGCGCCAGCAGGAACTCTTCGCGGGCCTTGGTAATGGCCCGGAACTGCTCGAAGCGCTGGTCGCTCAGGGGCATCTGCTGCACGTGCGTGGTGATGGTGTCGATCAGGTTGCGCGCCGCTTCGGAGTTGCCGTTCATGGTCTGGCGGGCGGCATTGGCGTTGCGGTAGGCGTTGCGCATCTTGTTCAGGGACGCCTGGTAGGCGCTGATGGTGGCGCCCTGTTCCTTGAGCAGCTTGACGTTGGCCGGGTTCTTGAAGCTGTTCTGCAGCTTCTGCTGCTGGGCCGAGAAGTCGTCCAGGGTGGTCTGCACATTCTGCGCGGCGGTTTCGTCGCCGTTGGTCAGCATGTATTGCAGGCGGGTCACGCGCAGCTTGGTCAGCCCGGCGTTCAATTGGGTGATGTCGCTCATCCAGTTGCTGCGGTCGATCAGACCGCCCAGGCTGGTCCAGCCCGTGATGGCGAGGATGGTAGTCAGGGCCAGGACCAGGCCGAAGCCCAGGCCTAACTTGAGATTGACGCTGATGTTGCCGAACCAGCTATTCATGCAATTCCTCCAGGAACGTTGTGCTTCTTGATCGTGTATCG
Protein-coding sequences here:
- a CDS encoding methyl-accepting chemotaxis protein — its product is MGVTLRELIGGIRDGVTQIASAAEELSAVTEETSAGVNSQKIETDQVATAMHEMTATVQEVARNAEEASQAASAADGEAREGDKVVAEAIAQIERLASEVVRSTDAMTVLQQESQKIGSVMDVIKAVAEQTNLLALNAAIEAARAGEAGRGFAVVADEVRALAQRTQKSTEEIEGLVAGLQNGTQQVALVMNNSRSLTDSSVDLTRKAGASLENITRTVSNIQSMNQQIAAAAEEQSAVAEEISRSIINVRDVSEQTAAASDETAASSVELARLGNQLQMMVSHFRV